Proteins from a single region of Geothrix sp. PMB-07:
- a CDS encoding DEAD/DEAH box helicase, with translation MSFDSLGLMPELLRAVREQGYETPTPIQAQAIPLVLEKRDLLARAQTGTGKTAGFTLPLLQLLAPHASTSASPARHPIRALILTPTRELAMQVEESVRTYGKYIPLRSATIFGGVNINPQTKALRAGVEILVATPGRLLDHHQQGNLNFSQLEILVLDEADRMLDMGFIRDIQKIIALLPKSRQTLLFSATFTDEIKQLAAQFLKTPASVQITPQNTAAELVRQVVHPVDRERKRALLAHIIHTRKLEQVLVFTRTKHGANRLSEQLDKDGISSMAIHGNKSQPQRIKALDDFKKGAVRVLVATDIAARGLDIDMLPHVVNYELPQVPEDYIHRIGRTGRAGSEGEALSLVCVDEHKLLKDIEKLLRKELPKDVVTGYAPDPSIPAEPIQTGRQGGGGGRGRGSARPARPSTGSAPRGERGRHPARPSSRGK, from the coding sequence ATGTCCTTCGATTCCCTCGGGCTGATGCCCGAGCTTCTGCGCGCCGTACGCGAGCAGGGCTACGAAACCCCCACCCCCATCCAGGCCCAGGCCATCCCCCTGGTGCTGGAGAAGCGCGATCTGCTGGCCCGGGCCCAGACGGGCACCGGCAAGACCGCTGGTTTCACCCTGCCCCTGCTGCAGCTGCTGGCCCCGCACGCCAGCACCTCAGCTTCGCCTGCGCGCCACCCGATCCGCGCCCTCATCCTCACCCCCACCCGCGAGCTGGCCATGCAGGTGGAGGAGAGCGTCCGCACCTACGGGAAATACATCCCCCTGCGCTCGGCCACCATCTTCGGCGGCGTGAACATCAATCCCCAGACCAAGGCCCTGCGCGCCGGCGTCGAGATCCTCGTGGCCACGCCCGGCCGCCTGTTGGATCATCACCAGCAGGGCAACCTGAACTTCAGCCAGCTCGAGATCCTCGTGCTGGACGAAGCTGACCGCATGCTGGACATGGGCTTCATCCGCGACATCCAGAAGATCATCGCCCTGCTGCCCAAGAGCCGGCAGACCCTGCTCTTCTCGGCCACCTTCACGGATGAGATCAAGCAGCTGGCCGCCCAGTTCCTGAAGACGCCCGCCTCGGTGCAGATCACGCCCCAGAACACGGCGGCCGAGCTGGTGCGCCAGGTCGTCCATCCCGTGGACCGCGAGCGCAAGCGCGCCCTGCTGGCCCACATCATCCACACCCGCAAGCTGGAGCAGGTGCTGGTGTTCACCCGCACCAAGCACGGCGCCAACCGGCTGTCCGAGCAGCTCGACAAGGATGGCATCAGCTCCATGGCCATCCACGGCAACAAGAGCCAGCCCCAGCGCATCAAGGCCCTCGATGATTTCAAGAAGGGCGCTGTCCGCGTGCTCGTGGCCACCGATATCGCTGCCCGGGGCCTGGACATCGACATGCTCCCCCACGTGGTGAACTACGAGCTGCCCCAGGTGCCCGAGGATTACATCCACCGCATCGGCCGCACTGGCCGCGCCGGCAGCGAGGGCGAAGCCCTCTCCCTGGTCTGCGTGGACGAGCACAAGCTACTCAAGGACATCGAGAAGCTGCTCCGCAAGGAACTGCCCAAGGACGTGGTGACTGGCTATGCACCCGATCCCAGCATCCCCGCCGAGCCCATCCAGACCGGGCGGCAGGGCGGCGGTGGCGGTCGTGGCCGGGGGTCTGCCCGTCCGGCGCGGCCTTCCACGGGCTCCGCTCCCCGCGGCGAACGGGGCCGGCACCCGGCCCGCCCCAGTTCCCGGGGCAAGTGA
- a CDS encoding N-acetylmuramoyl-L-alanine amidase — MIRLPSVLLATFSLLSWGQTPKPAGSPSPVPARLKVMVDPGHGGLDGGAKGPKGLKEKAAALDIGKAVAEKLKAAGFEPVFTREDDTFIPLWDRAKAANAQGADLFISLHMNAAKAKAARGSEVYFLSLGKGDDEDVVAAENAGAGAPPGSDDSVVASILDDLAQKAFLQDSERLAVAIQGQLNRLAGIKERGVKQAPFVVLRGAAMPAVLVEVAFISNPKEEEKLKDAAFQAKVADAITLGVRRYFAEANGGVRRRMVAGPVADQR, encoded by the coding sequence ATGATCCGACTCCCAAGCGTCCTGCTTGCCACCTTCAGCCTACTGTCTTGGGGCCAGACTCCCAAACCCGCCGGTTCCCCGTCGCCGGTTCCCGCGCGCCTGAAGGTCATGGTGGACCCCGGCCACGGCGGCCTTGACGGCGGTGCCAAGGGCCCGAAGGGCCTGAAGGAGAAGGCCGCCGCCCTGGACATCGGCAAGGCCGTGGCCGAGAAGCTGAAGGCCGCGGGCTTCGAGCCGGTCTTCACCCGGGAGGACGACACGTTCATTCCCCTCTGGGACCGGGCCAAGGCCGCCAACGCCCAGGGGGCCGACCTCTTCATCAGCCTGCACATGAACGCGGCGAAGGCCAAGGCCGCCCGGGGTTCGGAGGTCTACTTCCTCAGCCTGGGCAAGGGCGATGACGAGGATGTGGTGGCCGCCGAAAACGCCGGGGCTGGCGCACCGCCCGGAAGCGACGACAGTGTGGTGGCGAGCATCCTGGACGACTTGGCCCAGAAGGCCTTCCTGCAGGATTCGGAGCGCCTGGCCGTGGCCATCCAGGGCCAGCTCAACCGCTTGGCGGGCATCAAGGAGCGGGGCGTGAAGCAGGCCCCCTTCGTGGTCCTGCGGGGCGCCGCCATGCCCGCGGTGCTGGTGGAGGTGGCCTTCATCTCCAATCCCAAGGAAGAGGAAAAGCTGAAGGATGCGGCCTTCCAGGCCAAGGTGGCCGATGCCATCACCCTGGGCGTGCGGCGCTACTTCGCCGAAGCCAACGGCGGCGTGCGGCGCCGCATGGTGGCTGGCCCCGTCGCAGACCAGCGCTGA
- the hisS gene encoding histidine--tRNA ligase, translated as MAQSVKGMRDLFGAELRWFQHIEETARRVFGRHGYGEIRTPILEELDVFKRSVGESSDIVNKEMYQFTDKGGREVVMRPENTAGVVRAAIQHKLLLNNDPVLFYYIGQQFRYERMQTGRYRQFWQIGAESFGVATPESEAESLLMLHSFLTELGLKSLVFSINSVGTPESRPAFHAAFRVFFAQRADQFCEDCHRRIETNPLRVLDCKNERCQAALEGHPVITDHLDEASAKHHARLKLLLTELGIPFEENPRLVRGLDYYTRTAFEVLSSDLGAQSALLGGGRYDLLVKHLGGPDVPAFGWAIGLDRLAMVLQQVRGQAPISTPALLIPLGEQATLEALKLARTLWDAGVALQLETRGGALKKAMASANRLGLQTVLILGDGELEGGTVTVKHMATGEQESWPLDEVAARLSTPITRA; from the coding sequence ATGGCCCAGTCAGTGAAAGGTATGCGGGATCTCTTCGGGGCGGAGCTGCGTTGGTTCCAGCATATCGAGGAAACGGCCCGCCGCGTATTCGGACGCCACGGCTATGGCGAAATCCGCACCCCCATCCTGGAAGAGCTGGACGTCTTCAAGCGCAGCGTGGGCGAGAGCTCCGACATCGTGAACAAGGAGATGTATCAGTTCACGGACAAGGGTGGCCGCGAGGTGGTGATGCGGCCCGAGAACACCGCGGGTGTGGTGCGGGCCGCCATCCAGCACAAGCTGCTGCTCAACAACGATCCCGTGCTGTTCTACTACATCGGCCAGCAGTTCCGATACGAGCGCATGCAGACAGGCCGCTACCGCCAGTTCTGGCAGATCGGCGCCGAAAGCTTCGGTGTGGCCACCCCTGAGAGCGAGGCGGAATCACTGCTCATGCTCCACAGCTTCCTCACCGAACTGGGCCTCAAATCCCTCGTGTTCTCCATCAACAGCGTGGGCACGCCGGAATCCCGGCCCGCCTTCCACGCGGCCTTCCGCGTTTTCTTCGCCCAGCGCGCCGATCAGTTCTGCGAGGATTGCCACCGCCGCATCGAGACGAACCCCTTGCGCGTGCTGGACTGCAAGAACGAGCGCTGCCAGGCCGCCCTGGAAGGGCACCCCGTTATCACCGACCACCTGGACGAGGCCTCGGCCAAGCACCACGCCCGCCTCAAGCTGCTGCTCACGGAACTGGGCATTCCCTTCGAGGAGAACCCGCGCCTGGTGCGGGGCCTCGACTACTACACCCGCACCGCCTTCGAGGTGCTCAGCTCCGATCTGGGCGCCCAGAGCGCCCTGCTGGGCGGCGGCCGCTACGATCTGCTGGTCAAGCACCTGGGCGGCCCCGACGTGCCCGCCTTTGGCTGGGCCATCGGCCTGGATCGCCTGGCCATGGTGCTCCAGCAGGTGCGCGGCCAGGCGCCCATCTCCACTCCCGCCTTGCTCATTCCCCTGGGTGAGCAGGCCACCCTCGAAGCCCTCAAGCTGGCGCGCACCCTCTGGGACGCAGGCGTGGCCCTGCAGCTGGAGACCCGCGGCGGCGCGCTGAAAAAGGCCATGGCCTCCGCCAACCGCCTGGGCCTCCAGACCGTGCTCATCCTGGGCGATGGCGAACTGGAGGGCGGCACCGTGACCGTGAAGCACATGGCCACCGGCGAGCAGGAGAGCTGGCCCCTGGACGAGGTAGCCGCACGGCTCTCCACCCCGATCACCAGGGCCTGA
- a CDS encoding ROK family transcriptional regulator, which produces MRGKKKKELPAYIRERISLDELLASRRVLQLVYEKGPITQGEASEALDLSQGACNLHFQRLEYEGLLRAHRIVPEGRGPGRPSNHWEIAREQNAALGLVFDPPNVYVQLEDFTAAILFSQGASLRACRRSEKIAEKVSDLVVKAMDEVRARKLILRHAFAALPGVLEPATGAVKRAVNFPALEGLDVSDLMQRTFKVPTLANSLGAAYYYGEAATIPANNTALVMYWDLGLGFAFGRNRQLLTVHGGEEGGRMISELGHISIDAQGPRCHCGERGCIEAYAGGWVLLQQFAGKGITTLDHLVRLADSGDASFRQALRDISKLLGRHLAGAIQMLGVSEVRITGPLAPLFHHGRADFFTGLAEIIGIHRSSAIQVQVTEDFKGQLLAGATRAARRVYLYPDEFSQLSRLSTTLQGQRMAGS; this is translated from the coding sequence ATGAGAGGAAAGAAGAAAAAGGAGTTGCCGGCCTACATCCGGGAACGCATCAGCCTGGATGAGCTGCTGGCCTCCCGGCGGGTGCTGCAGCTCGTCTACGAAAAGGGCCCCATTACCCAGGGCGAGGCCAGCGAAGCGCTGGACCTGTCCCAGGGCGCCTGCAACCTCCACTTCCAACGCCTGGAGTATGAGGGCCTGCTGCGGGCCCATCGCATCGTGCCGGAAGGCCGAGGCCCAGGTCGGCCCAGCAACCACTGGGAAATCGCCAGGGAGCAGAACGCCGCCCTGGGCCTCGTCTTCGATCCCCCAAACGTCTACGTGCAGCTGGAGGATTTCACCGCCGCGATTCTCTTCAGCCAAGGCGCCAGCCTGCGTGCCTGCCGCCGCAGCGAGAAGATCGCCGAAAAGGTATCCGACCTGGTGGTGAAGGCCATGGACGAGGTCCGGGCCAGGAAGCTGATCCTCCGCCACGCCTTCGCCGCCCTGCCCGGCGTGCTGGAACCCGCCACCGGCGCGGTGAAGCGGGCTGTGAACTTCCCCGCCCTGGAAGGGCTGGATGTGTCCGACCTGATGCAGCGCACCTTCAAGGTGCCCACCCTGGCCAACTCCCTGGGCGCGGCCTACTACTACGGCGAGGCGGCCACCATTCCTGCCAACAACACGGCCCTGGTGATGTACTGGGATCTCGGCCTGGGCTTCGCCTTCGGGCGCAACCGCCAACTGCTGACCGTGCACGGGGGCGAGGAGGGCGGCCGCATGATCTCCGAGCTGGGCCACATCAGCATTGATGCCCAGGGCCCCCGCTGCCACTGCGGCGAACGGGGCTGCATCGAGGCCTATGCCGGCGGCTGGGTGCTCCTCCAGCAATTCGCAGGCAAGGGCATCACCACGCTCGACCACCTCGTGCGCCTCGCCGATTCGGGCGATGCCAGTTTCCGCCAGGCCCTGCGGGACATCTCCAAGCTCCTCGGGCGCCACCTGGCCGGGGCCATCCAGATGCTGGGCGTATCTGAAGTGCGTATCACCGGGCCCCTGGCCCCGCTCTTCCACCACGGCCGGGCGGATTTCTTCACGGGCCTGGCGGAAATCATCGGCATCCACCGGTCCTCCGCCATCCAGGTGCAAGTCACCGAGGATTTCAAGGGCCAACTGCTGGCCGGCGCCACCCGCGCCGCCCGCCGGGTCTACCTCTACCCCGACGAATTCAGCCAGCTGTCTCGCCTTTCCACCACCCTTCAGGGCCAGCGCATGGCGGGCAGCTAG
- a CDS encoding MdtA/MuxA family multidrug efflux RND transporter periplasmic adaptor subunit yields MDALDNTFTEPNKGASPAFLRGWRLWAIGGAALLLVWFLFFRGGKKDAGVNPAGRPVPVAVAQARKGDMAVHLTGLGTVTALNNVTVRSRVDGQLVHIAFTEGQMVREGDLLAEIDPRPFRVQLMQAEGQFAKDQAAAQNAQADLRRLEGLVKQGIISRQQLDTQTSTVAQFEAALKSDQAQVESAKLNLAYSRITAPISGRVGLRLVDMGNMVRATDANGLATIAPVQPINVVFAIPADNIQKVLSQSAKGTKLPVEAWDRDLKARLALGSLAAIDNQVDTTTGTVRLKALFANEDRVLFPNQFVNAQLLVDTLKGVVIIPTAAIQRGPQGAFVYAVKPDATVELRIIESQGTDGDNTAVTKGLSGGETIVIDGLEKLRPGSKVALPKATGGKG; encoded by the coding sequence ATGGACGCCCTCGACAACACCTTCACTGAACCGAACAAAGGCGCCAGCCCCGCCTTCCTGCGGGGCTGGCGCCTTTGGGCCATCGGCGGAGCCGCCCTCCTGCTGGTGTGGTTCCTCTTCTTCCGGGGCGGAAAGAAGGATGCGGGTGTGAACCCCGCCGGGCGCCCCGTGCCCGTGGCCGTGGCCCAGGCCCGGAAGGGCGACATGGCCGTGCACCTGACTGGCCTGGGCACTGTCACGGCCCTGAACAATGTCACGGTGCGCAGCCGCGTCGATGGCCAGCTGGTGCACATCGCCTTCACCGAGGGCCAGATGGTCCGAGAAGGCGACCTCCTCGCCGAGATCGATCCGCGTCCCTTCCGGGTTCAACTCATGCAGGCCGAAGGCCAGTTCGCCAAGGACCAGGCCGCCGCCCAAAACGCCCAGGCAGACCTGCGGCGCCTCGAGGGCCTGGTGAAACAGGGCATCATCTCCCGGCAGCAGCTGGACACCCAGACCAGCACCGTCGCCCAGTTCGAAGCCGCCCTCAAATCCGATCAGGCCCAGGTGGAAAGCGCCAAGTTGAACCTCGCCTACAGCCGCATCACCGCGCCCATTTCCGGCCGCGTGGGCCTGCGGCTGGTGGACATGGGCAACATGGTGCGCGCCACGGATGCCAACGGTCTGGCCACCATCGCTCCCGTCCAGCCCATCAACGTCGTCTTCGCCATTCCCGCGGACAACATCCAAAAAGTGCTCAGCCAAAGCGCCAAGGGCACCAAGCTGCCGGTGGAGGCCTGGGACCGCGACCTCAAGGCCCGCCTCGCTCTGGGCTCCCTGGCCGCCATCGACAACCAGGTGGACACCACCACCGGCACCGTGCGCCTCAAGGCCCTCTTCGCCAATGAGGACCGAGTGCTCTTCCCCAACCAGTTCGTGAACGCCCAGCTGCTGGTGGACACCCTGAAAGGCGTGGTGATCATCCCCACCGCGGCCATCCAGCGCGGCCCCCAGGGCGCCTTCGTCTACGCGGTGAAGCCCGATGCCACCGTGGAACTCCGCATCATCGAATCGCAGGGCACCGATGGCGACAACACCGCCGTCACCAAGGGCCTGAGCGGCGGCGAGACCATTGTCATCGATGGCCTCGAGAAATTGCGGCCAGGCAGCAAGGTGGCTCTCCCGAAGGCAACCGGCGGAAAGGGTTGA
- a CDS encoding MarR family winged helix-turn-helix transcriptional regulator codes for MPDSLTQAGLGTLASAVRRRLKHVVGARLAPYDLTIQQFWVMLVLLEQGASSLHPLAQQVWMDDPTASRVVKAMVERGLLRTEADPKHGRRILISLTPSALPLAQELKALATGIKTGLVAGLDADQQALMRAGMMAMITNLDGMLAGLPAAIQDEAAAS; via the coding sequence ATGCCCGACTCCCTCACCCAAGCTGGCCTCGGCACCCTGGCCTCCGCCGTCCGGCGGCGGCTGAAGCACGTGGTTGGCGCTCGATTGGCCCCCTACGACCTCACCATCCAGCAGTTCTGGGTCATGCTCGTGCTGCTGGAGCAGGGGGCCTCCTCCCTGCATCCCCTGGCCCAGCAGGTCTGGATGGACGACCCCACCGCCAGCCGGGTGGTCAAGGCCATGGTGGAGCGTGGCCTGCTGCGCACCGAAGCCGACCCCAAACACGGCCGGCGCATCCTCATCAGCCTGACCCCCAGCGCCCTGCCCCTGGCCCAGGAACTCAAGGCCCTGGCCACAGGCATCAAGACGGGCCTGGTCGCAGGGCTTGATGCGGATCAGCAGGCCCTCATGCGGGCCGGCATGATGGCCATGATCACCAACCTGGATGGCATGTTGGCGGGCCTGCCCGCTGCGATTCAAGATGAGGCTGCCGCCTCCTGA
- a CDS encoding MBL fold metallo-hydrolase has product MRILTALGFAAALASALPLAAHAKHQAKESTAPKIHKIEKVAENVYCIFGQGGNVGLIVTANHAILIDDQFERLVPGLVEAVRSVTPKPIKYLINTHGHGDHVGGNVVLEKQVMAIVAHANVRKAMIKEQAKLEPAKRGGLPELALGSEDAKERARLDIHLDGTDLHLLHLGPGHTDGDIIVGLPAVPVLHMGDLFFLGMLPYIDVEGGGSFDGLASQIAAVASWVPDNTRIIPGHGPVCGKPELLRYRDLLLAIQAHVKANPAKDGPALAASFDTATWPEWKPRPEFVTWETLFSVASGKGPGRVSRP; this is encoded by the coding sequence ATGCGAATCCTGACTGCCCTCGGCTTCGCCGCAGCCCTGGCCTCGGCCCTGCCCCTGGCGGCCCACGCCAAGCACCAGGCGAAGGAATCAACCGCGCCCAAGATCCACAAAATCGAAAAGGTGGCGGAGAACGTCTACTGCATCTTCGGCCAGGGCGGAAACGTCGGCCTCATTGTCACTGCCAATCACGCCATCCTCATCGATGACCAGTTCGAGCGGCTGGTGCCAGGCCTCGTGGAAGCCGTCCGCTCAGTCACCCCCAAGCCCATCAAATACCTCATCAACACCCATGGCCATGGCGATCACGTGGGCGGCAACGTGGTGCTGGAGAAGCAGGTCATGGCCATCGTGGCCCACGCCAACGTGCGGAAGGCCATGATCAAGGAGCAGGCCAAGCTCGAACCCGCCAAAAGGGGCGGCCTGCCGGAGCTGGCCCTGGGCTCCGAGGATGCCAAGGAGCGGGCCCGCCTGGACATCCACCTGGATGGCACCGACCTTCACCTGCTGCACCTGGGGCCCGGCCACACCGATGGCGACATCATCGTGGGCCTGCCGGCCGTGCCCGTGCTGCACATGGGCGATCTCTTCTTCCTGGGCATGTTGCCCTACATCGACGTGGAAGGCGGCGGCAGCTTCGACGGCCTGGCCTCCCAAATCGCCGCCGTGGCCTCCTGGGTTCCCGATAACACGCGCATCATCCCCGGCCACGGGCCTGTCTGCGGCAAGCCCGAGCTGCTCCGCTACCGCGACCTGCTGCTGGCCATCCAGGCCCACGTGAAGGCGAACCCCGCAAAGGATGGCCCAGCCCTGGCCGCCTCCTTCGACACGGCGACCTGGCCGGAATGGAAGCCGCGGCCGGAATTCGTCACCTGGGAAACCCTCTTCTCAGTGGCTTCGGGCAAAGGCCCTGGCCGAGTCAGCCGCCCCTGA